Proteins from a single region of Parambassis ranga chromosome 16, fParRan2.1, whole genome shotgun sequence:
- the LOC114448925 gene encoding uncharacterized protein C1orf232 isoform X1: protein MCASMNPMWKVYKSKVMKTLNPEYEEDTAEEVTEVENDVSPIPEDEGANAVSQMARKMQGAGAKSWNRLSALFNKDDEHQLLEETESPPVADHPLAVKPEEPPRPTRRTGFWDSFAANWAAKKQAEAAAAAAAANEAVEEQGDEGVTEARGEDIQDGQVTEGEVGEGGGGRSNNSFSKYVSLGGGNEDASFKWNFVTSKLAELKTKGMTKTN, encoded by the exons atgtgtgcaaGTATGAATCCAATGTGGAAGGTTTATAAAAGCAAAGTGATGAAGACTCTAAACCCCGAGTATGAGGAGGACACTGCTGAAGAG GTCACAGAGGTGGAGAATGATGTGAGTCCAATTCCTGAGGATGAGGGGGCCAACGCTGTTTCCCAGATGGCCAGGAAA atgcAAGGGGCCGGGGCAAAAAGCTGGAACAGGCTATCAGCTCTGTTCAACAAAGACGATGAACACCAGCTTCtagaggagacagagagccCGCCGGTCGCTGATCA TCCACTTGCAGTGAAGCCAGAGGAGCCTCCACGACCCACCAGGCGCACAGGATTCTGGGATAGTTTTGCAGCCAACTGGGCCGCCAAGAAGCAGGCCGAAGCCGCGGCGGCTGCCGCTGCTGCTAATGAAGCAGTTGAAGAGCAAGGTGATGAAGGGGTGACGGAGGCCAGAGGGGAGGACATCCAGGATGGGCAGGTCACTGAGGGAGAGgtgggtgaaggaggaggaggaaggagcaaCAACAGCTTTTCCAAATACGTCTCGCTGGGAGGAGGCAACGAAGATGCATCCTTCAAGTGGAACTTTGTTACCAGCAAGCTGGCAGAGCTGAAGACCAAAGGCATGACCAAGACTAACTAG
- the LOC114448925 gene encoding uncharacterized protein C1orf232 isoform X2 — protein sequence MNEEIHTCFQVTEVENDVSPIPEDEGANAVSQMARKMQGAGAKSWNRLSALFNKDDEHQLLEETESPPVADHPLAVKPEEPPRPTRRTGFWDSFAANWAAKKQAEAAAAAAAANEAVEEQGDEGVTEARGEDIQDGQVTEGEVGEGGGGRSNNSFSKYVSLGGGNEDASFKWNFVTSKLAELKTKGMTKTN from the exons ATGAATGAGGAAATCCACACCTGTTTCCAG GTCACAGAGGTGGAGAATGATGTGAGTCCAATTCCTGAGGATGAGGGGGCCAACGCTGTTTCCCAGATGGCCAGGAAA atgcAAGGGGCCGGGGCAAAAAGCTGGAACAGGCTATCAGCTCTGTTCAACAAAGACGATGAACACCAGCTTCtagaggagacagagagccCGCCGGTCGCTGATCA TCCACTTGCAGTGAAGCCAGAGGAGCCTCCACGACCCACCAGGCGCACAGGATTCTGGGATAGTTTTGCAGCCAACTGGGCCGCCAAGAAGCAGGCCGAAGCCGCGGCGGCTGCCGCTGCTGCTAATGAAGCAGTTGAAGAGCAAGGTGATGAAGGGGTGACGGAGGCCAGAGGGGAGGACATCCAGGATGGGCAGGTCACTGAGGGAGAGgtgggtgaaggaggaggaggaaggagcaaCAACAGCTTTTCCAAATACGTCTCGCTGGGAGGAGGCAACGAAGATGCATCCTTCAAGTGGAACTTTGTTACCAGCAAGCTGGCAGAGCTGAAGACCAAAGGCATGACCAAGACTAACTAG
- the LOC114448925 gene encoding uncharacterized protein C1orf232 isoform X3 yields MCMVTEVENDVSPIPEDEGANAVSQMARKMQGAGAKSWNRLSALFNKDDEHQLLEETESPPVADHPLAVKPEEPPRPTRRTGFWDSFAANWAAKKQAEAAAAAAAANEAVEEQGDEGVTEARGEDIQDGQVTEGEVGEGGGGRSNNSFSKYVSLGGGNEDASFKWNFVTSKLAELKTKGMTKTN; encoded by the exons ATGTGCATG GTCACAGAGGTGGAGAATGATGTGAGTCCAATTCCTGAGGATGAGGGGGCCAACGCTGTTTCCCAGATGGCCAGGAAA atgcAAGGGGCCGGGGCAAAAAGCTGGAACAGGCTATCAGCTCTGTTCAACAAAGACGATGAACACCAGCTTCtagaggagacagagagccCGCCGGTCGCTGATCA TCCACTTGCAGTGAAGCCAGAGGAGCCTCCACGACCCACCAGGCGCACAGGATTCTGGGATAGTTTTGCAGCCAACTGGGCCGCCAAGAAGCAGGCCGAAGCCGCGGCGGCTGCCGCTGCTGCTAATGAAGCAGTTGAAGAGCAAGGTGATGAAGGGGTGACGGAGGCCAGAGGGGAGGACATCCAGGATGGGCAGGTCACTGAGGGAGAGgtgggtgaaggaggaggaggaaggagcaaCAACAGCTTTTCCAAATACGTCTCGCTGGGAGGAGGCAACGAAGATGCATCCTTCAAGTGGAACTTTGTTACCAGCAAGCTGGCAGAGCTGAAGACCAAAGGCATGACCAAGACTAACTAG